A window of the Salvelinus alpinus chromosome 25, SLU_Salpinus.1, whole genome shotgun sequence genome harbors these coding sequences:
- the LOC139553838 gene encoding antimicrobial peptide NK-lysin-like, whose amino-acid sequence MKTSLVLLALSLLASSVWEIHGHLQEDDQEAHPEKCMENKLLGTCWVCQWALNKVKESISTSSRQEELKRKLLSVCDNVGFLKSMCKGLVKKHLPVLIEELSTSDDVRTICVNIKACRPKEVLDLSY is encoded by the exons ATGAAGACATCTCTGGTCCTCCTTGCCCTCAGTCTGCTGGCTTCTTCAG TTTGGGAAATCCATGGGCATCTCCAAGAGGATGACCAGGAAGCACACCCGGAAAAGTGCATG GAGAACAAGCTATTGGGAACCTGCTGGGTGTGTCAGTGGGCACTGAACAAAGTGAAGGAATCCATCTCCACTTCCTCTCGCCAG GAGGAGCTAAAGCGGAAGCTATTGTCTGTTTGCGATAATGTTGGCTTCCTAAAATCTATGTGTAAAGGCCTGGTGAAAAAACACTTGCCGGTGCTGATTGAGGAGCTTAGCACAAGCGATGATGTGAGGACCATCTGTGTTAACATTAAGGCCTGCAG ACCAAAGGAAGTTTTGGACCTGAGCTACTGA